In Aegilops tauschii subsp. strangulata cultivar AL8/78 chromosome 3, Aet v6.0, whole genome shotgun sequence, one genomic interval encodes:
- the LOC141042759 gene encoding uncharacterized protein: MFSSSTKPIVADDWLRKIGRELATAGCNDAEKVKFAAHQLDCPAAAWWDNYTTTYPMESVTWTRFQQAFRTAHVSAGAMSLKKKEFRSLRQGGRTVSQYVDEFSKLARYAPEDVATDATKQEKFLEGLNDELGVQLTVATFANYQELVDKATIL; this comes from the coding sequence ATGTTCTCCAGCAGCACGAAGCCGATTGTcgcagatgactggctccgcaaGATAGGAAGGGAGCTGGCCACGGCAGGATGCAATGATGCTGAGAAGGTGAAGTTTGCCGCCCATCAGCTGGATTGCCCGGCCGCTGCTTGGTGGGACAACTACACCACCACATACCCCATGGAGAGTGTGACTTGGACTCGGTTCCAGCAGGCGTTCCGCACTGctcatgtctcagctggagccaTGAGTCTGAAGAAGAAGGAGTTCCGCAGCTTGCGCCAGGGAGGACGCACGGTATCCCAGTATGTTGATGAGTTCAGTAAGTTGGCCCGTTATGCCCCAGAGGACGTGGCCACTGATGCAACCAAGCAAGAGAAGTTTCTGGAGGGACTGAACGATGAGTTGGGAGTTCAGTTAACTGTGGCGACCTTTGCGAACTATCAGGAGCTGGTTGATAAGGCTACCATTCTCTAA